CCGCCCCCCAAGTGCGGTGCAACGTGGTCCTGACGGCTGTTCACCAGCGGTGGACCGGGGGTGCGCGGCACACCCGGAAAGCGGCCCGACCACCGCACGGACCAGGCATTTCGCGCCCGACTCCGGGCCACAGCCGCGGTAACGGTTGCGGACGTTCGCCCGTTTCTGAACCCTATTTCCCCAAGCAATGTACGATTGTCATATCGAAATTGTCATCGCACATGCCGAGTTCTCACGCACGAGCTAATTACCCCGTCCCTCAATTGACCGGGTAACTCGTTCGAATGGCATGACGGTGGTGGGTGCGCAGGTGGCCAGCGCTCGTCGTGTTGGACGCCACGGTGAAGACCACGCCGGAAGGATCGCGGGGGCCCGGCAGTTCGCCGGTCAGCGGTTCCGCTGCCACGGTGGAGTGGCCCAGGAAAAGGCCATGCCCTCACCCTGCCCACCTACCAGGGCAGTTGACACTGCCCGAGGGTGGGCCCGGCCTATGCCGGACCGTCCTCGACCCGCAGTTCGTTCGTCCATGCCTGGGCCGTGGCGAGGTCCGGCGTCGTACCGGTGATCCGGTAGGCGAACGCGTTCCACTCCTCCAAGACCCGGGGCTCGTCGGGCCGGAGGTGGCCGGCACCGCCGTGGATGGGCCGGTGGCGGCGGTAGGTGTCCATCGGGGGGCGGCGCCGTTTGTCGTAGGCGGACAGCGGGTCGGCGGCATCCACGCGCGGGACGGCACGCGGGGGGCTGGTTCGCGGGTCCGGGACGGCGGTGCTTGGCCATGTCCTCGATGGTCTCGGGCCGTTGAGGTCTCCGGGTGAGTGGCGGCGAAGTCCCGTGCTCTGGTACGGACGTCCTGGACGGCGGCGGTGTCATAGGGCCGGGTGGCGTCCAGCAGGGTGTTGAGACGGGCGGCCACCAGGACGGAGTCGATGCGGGCGGCGGCGTCCAGGGCTTGGTGGGCCCCGGCGGCACCGCGTTCGGCATCATCTTCGTCCAGCAGGGCGGCGGCCAGGCCGATGCGGTCCCTCACCTGCACGCGATCGAAGCCCGGCTTGCGCGGTTGCAGGGCGTCGGCGAAGTGGACGCTCGCGGCCGGGCCTCGACCGAGGCCTGCGAGGTCGCGCGCGGAGACCGCACGAGCGCCGGCGTGCTCAGCAGGGGCACCCAGCCGCGCCGCCGCGCGCGCTGTCCGGTCGTCGCACCACCACGCGCCGGGCGCACGGGGTGTGCGCGCGCACGGGCGCGGGGCACGAAGCAGTCAGCCAGTCAGCCGGCGGGACCGCGGGGACTGCGGAGGGCTGCCGAGAGGAGACCCGCGTGCGCGAGACCGGTACCGACGCGCCCGTCACCGACCCGCCCGTGCTCTACTGCCCGATCGCCCCCGCGGTGCACCCCCAGGCCGAGCGGATCGAGGCCGAGTGCCGCGCGTGGCTCGCCGCCTGGGGGCTGTTCGCCGACGAGGCGGGCCGGGCCAGGCTCGCGGGGGCGCGCGCGGGCGAGTTGGCGGCCCGGGTGCTGCCGCGCGGGTCGAGCGAGGGCGTCCGGCTGGTGGCCGACTACCGCATGTGGCTGTTCGCCTTCGACGACCTGGCCGCCGCGGGAACGGCCGCGCACCGCTCGTGGCCCGGGCTCGCCACCGCGAGCTGCCGCCTGCGGCGCGTGCTCGACGCCCCGTGGGCCGACCCCGGCGGCGACCCGTGGGCGCGGGCGCTGCGCGAACTGCGGCTGCGCGTCGAGGCGTTGGCCACGCCGGTGCAGCTCGACCGCTGGATCGCGGCGACCGGTCACTACCTGGCCGGCCTGGTCTGGGAGGGAGCCCACCGGCGCACCGGCGCCGCCCCCTCGCTGAACGACTGGGCGGTCCACCACCTGCACTCCGGCGCGGCGCCCGCGTGCGTCGCGCTGCTCGATGTCGTCGAGGGGTACGAACTGCCGACCGCCCAGGCGCTGCGCCCGGAGATCAGGGCGCTGACGGAGATGTGCGCGACGCTCGTCGCGTGGGACGGCGACATCGTCGCCCGCGCCAGGGGCGTGTCCCGCCCCGGCGGCCGGCGGGACCTGGTGGACCTGACCGCGCGCGAGTACGGCTGCCCGCCGGCGCAGGCGCTGCTGCGCGCGGTGGCCGGGCGGGACCGCGTCATGCAGCGGTTCCAGACCGTGCGGGCCCGCGTCGAGCCGGGCGCGCCCGAGCCGGTGCGCCGTTACCTCGCGGGCCTGTCCACGTGGGTGCGGGGCCACCTCGACTGGTCGGTGCGCCCGGACGGCTACCGGCGCGGCGGGGCCCCGCCCCCGGGGCGGGTCCGGCTCAGCGGCCGGCCGTCCGCGCCGGACGACCGGCCGCTGCCGCTGCCGGCCCTGGCCTGGTGGTGGCGGATGCCGGGGGACGCACCGGCGCGCCGGTAGCCGGCCGGCGCGAGGGGGCGGGGCGCGGGTGCCCGGCGCGCGAGCCGCCGCGGCACGGGCGGGCGCCGGAACGGAGCCCGTGCGCGACTCCCGCATGCGAAAGGCAAGGAGACCTCGCTCCTTGCCACTCTCAACGTATAGCGCACCGGGGGGCTTGCCACAAGGCCCGGGCCGTGGCGCACAATCGGCGGCTCAGCCCGGCATTCACAGGAACGAGGACGCCGCATGCGCGTGTTGTTGACGTCGGTGGGATCGCGCGGAGACGTCGAACCGGTGGTGGCACTGGCGGTGCGCCTGCGGGAACTCGGCGCGGAGGCACGGGTGTGCGTCCCGCCGGACGAGGAGTTCGCGGCGCTGCTCGCGCGGGCCGACGTGCCGTTCGTCCCGCTCGGCCCGCCGGTGCGCCCGATGGTCGCGGGGCCGAGGCCGCCCACGGCGGACGACGCGTTCCGTTACGCCGCCGAGCTGGTCGCCGCGCGGTTCGGCACGCTCGGCGAGGCGGCCGAGGGATGTGACGCGCTGCTGGCCACGGGCCTGCTGCCGGCCGGCGCGCGGGACGTCGCCGAACACCGGGGCATCCCCTACGTGTACGCGTGCTTCCAGCTCTACGGGATGCCGTCGCGGCACTTCCCGCCGGGGGCCAGGCCGGGCACGCAGTCCCCGCCGGAGGTGACCGACCTCGACGCGCTGTGGGAGGCGGACGCCCGGCGGGTGAACGCGCTGTACGGCGACGCGCTCAACAGCCACCGGGCGGCGATCGGCCTGCCACCGGTGGACAACGTACGCGACCACGTGTTCACCGCCCGGCCGTGGCTCGCGGCGGACGCGACGCTGTGCCCCTCGCGGGGCATGACGGACCTCGACCTCGTGCAGACCGGGGCCTGGCTGCTGCCCGACGAGCGTCCGCTGCCCGCGGATCTCGAAGCGTTCCTGGACGCGGGGGCGCCACCGGTGTACGTGGGCTTCGGCAGCATCGCCTCGTACGTCCCCGAGGACATCGCCCGGGTGGCCGTCGGAGCGGTCCGCGCGCAGGGCCGCCGCGTCGTTCTCGCGCGCGGCTGGGCCGAGTTGGCGCCGGTCGACGACGCGGACGACTGCTTCGCCGTCGGCGAGGTCAACCAGCAGGCGCTGTTCCCCCGGGTCGCCGCCGTCGTGCACCACGGCGGCGCGGGCACCACGACGGCGGCGGCGCGGGCCGGCGCGCCGCAGGTGGTGGTGCCCCAGATCGCGGATCAGCCCTACTGGGCCGCCCGCGTGGCCGAGCTCGGCATCGGCGCGGCGCACAACGGCCCGAGGCCGACCCTCGGCTCCCTGTCCGCCGCGCTCGCGGCGGCCCTGGCGCCCGGCGTCCGGGCGCGGGCGGGCGCCGTGGCCGGCGCGGTCCGCGCCGACGGGGCGGCGGTGGCGGCGCGCCGGCTGCTCGACTCGGTCGGCCGCCGCGGGCTGCCCGGGGGCGCGTGAGACGTCGGGGCGCACCGGGAACGGGGCGGGCGCGGGTTTCGGCGCGGCGCGGCGGGGCACCCGGAAGGATCTCAGCGCATCGCCGAGCCGCCGTAGGGGAGAGCGCTCATGAGCACACCGCAGCCGGGCCCCGACCCGGTGCCGCCGTCGCCCACGCCGCCGCCCGATCCGGGCGGGCCCACCCCGGGACCGCTCCCCGGTCCCGTGCCGGGCCCGCCGCCCGCGCCGCCGCCGGGGCCGCCGCC
Above is a genomic segment from Streptomyces marincola containing:
- a CDS encoding DUF6087 family protein, which encodes MDAADPLSAYDKRRRPPMDTYRRHRPIHGGAGHLRPDEPRVLEEWNAFAYRITGTTPDLATAQAWTNELRVEDGPA
- a CDS encoding terpene synthase family protein; amino-acid sequence: MRETGTDAPVTDPPVLYCPIAPAVHPQAERIEAECRAWLAAWGLFADEAGRARLAGARAGELAARVLPRGSSEGVRLVADYRMWLFAFDDLAAAGTAAHRSWPGLATASCRLRRVLDAPWADPGGDPWARALRELRLRVEALATPVQLDRWIAATGHYLAGLVWEGAHRRTGAAPSLNDWAVHHLHSGAAPACVALLDVVEGYELPTAQALRPEIRALTEMCATLVAWDGDIVARARGVSRPGGRRDLVDLTAREYGCPPAQALLRAVAGRDRVMQRFQTVRARVEPGAPEPVRRYLAGLSTWVRGHLDWSVRPDGYRRGGAPPPGRVRLSGRPSAPDDRPLPLPALAWWWRMPGDAPARR
- a CDS encoding glycosyltransferase, translating into MRVLLTSVGSRGDVEPVVALAVRLRELGAEARVCVPPDEEFAALLARADVPFVPLGPPVRPMVAGPRPPTADDAFRYAAELVAARFGTLGEAAEGCDALLATGLLPAGARDVAEHRGIPYVYACFQLYGMPSRHFPPGARPGTQSPPEVTDLDALWEADARRVNALYGDALNSHRAAIGLPPVDNVRDHVFTARPWLAADATLCPSRGMTDLDLVQTGAWLLPDERPLPADLEAFLDAGAPPVYVGFGSIASYVPEDIARVAVGAVRAQGRRVVLARGWAELAPVDDADDCFAVGEVNQQALFPRVAAVVHHGGAGTTTAAARAGAPQVVVPQIADQPYWAARVAELGIGAAHNGPRPTLGSLSAALAAALAPGVRARAGAVAGAVRADGAAVAARRLLDSVGRRGLPGGA